A single window of Shewanella sp. Choline-02u-19 DNA harbors:
- a CDS encoding DUF2955 domain-containing protein translates to MSDSVREQALIAAANKEALDEAIYTRRVLRFTLGIGLAVAISSIWAWPLAFIVPVFVAKFLVDRKEPTVQTVYELLISMICTIAIAWLVSFGPTQYPAVLLPLLAMMMLWAYYLFSNPKWNFFATIFIVATLLLPYLGLLQPGASLMVGVGLSFSGVVAVSIFALLHVLLPDLSPERESLAGAEQSHDERTHEAFRALILAFPVICFFYFLEISGALLTMIFIAILSLQAAGAKSIKVSLFLLVTNGIGGALAIVFYNLLTIVPELPFYIGMSMLAALIFGQKIYADPTKAPLFAGILSALLVVVGSTVSSTDKDVAVNFYLRILQLFFVGVYMVFASFYLESRDWKFLNKRNSL, encoded by the coding sequence ATGTCAGATAGTGTCCGCGAGCAGGCGCTTATAGCTGCTGCTAATAAGGAAGCACTCGACGAGGCTATTTATACGCGTAGAGTGCTTAGGTTTACCCTCGGAATTGGTCTTGCTGTGGCCATTTCATCGATCTGGGCTTGGCCGTTAGCGTTTATCGTGCCGGTTTTCGTTGCCAAATTTTTGGTTGATAGAAAAGAGCCAACAGTGCAAACCGTCTATGAACTACTGATCTCGATGATCTGTACCATCGCTATTGCTTGGTTGGTGAGTTTTGGCCCGACGCAATACCCTGCGGTATTACTGCCCTTACTCGCAATGATGATGCTTTGGGCTTATTACCTCTTTAGCAACCCCAAGTGGAATTTCTTTGCGACGATTTTTATCGTAGCAACACTATTATTACCTTACCTTGGTTTATTGCAGCCTGGCGCATCACTGATGGTGGGCGTTGGATTGAGTTTTTCTGGGGTAGTTGCGGTTAGCATCTTTGCACTGCTGCACGTTCTACTGCCGGATCTTTCTCCTGAGAGGGAGTCGTTGGCAGGGGCTGAACAAAGTCATGATGAACGTACTCATGAAGCGTTTCGAGCGCTGATTTTGGCCTTCCCTGTGATCTGTTTTTTCTATTTTTTAGAGATCTCAGGTGCGTTACTGACCATGATTTTTATTGCAATCCTGTCATTGCAGGCGGCAGGTGCGAAGAGCATTAAAGTCAGTTTGTTTTTACTGGTGACTAACGGTATCGGCGGAGCGCTGGCGATTGTTTTTTATAACTTATTGACGATAGTGCCTGAGTTACCATTCTACATAGGTATGTCGATGCTTGCGGCGCTGATCTTCGGCCAGAAAATATACGCAGATCCCACTAAAGCGCCATTGTTTGCAGGCATCCTTTCTGCACTATTAGTTGTTGTTGGCTCGACAGTGTCTTCTACAGACAAAGATGTCGCGGTCAATTTCTATCTTAGAATATTGCAACTTTTCTTTGTTGGTGTGTACATGGTATTTGCCTCTTT
- a CDS encoding HlyD family secretion protein, producing the protein MTEQKATAEEQALQTESSQAENAPIESSQPVEQKSNKIRKATNIILIIVSFLFVFHLIADRFIPSTDLGRIRGYVVPISPQVSGEIIEILATPNTFIKAGDVLAKIDTTDYEIALEQAEQSLKKAGQNVGAQTANVAAAQAKVTNAQANYTNAKVQSKRIFTMVEKQVMSQADADNARAELTKAEAGVASAKADLAKAKERLGAEGENNTNVKSALLSLEKAQLNLQRTSITAPTDGVASNFRLKEGIYANAGQPIMTFISSEDVWIEAYFRENSLGNISAGDEVEFALDYAPGEVFKATVGSIDYGIDWGQSEETGKLAQISGQTGWLRQSQRFPVTIVLSKEEAVGLRRVGGQADVIVYTKDNSLINLFGRAWIRVSSWFSYVR; encoded by the coding sequence ATGACGGAACAAAAGGCTACGGCTGAAGAACAGGCGCTACAGACTGAAAGCTCGCAGGCCGAAAATGCACCGATAGAAAGCAGTCAACCCGTTGAGCAAAAGAGCAATAAAATTCGTAAAGCGACCAATATCATTTTAATTATTGTTAGTTTTCTGTTTGTATTTCATTTAATTGCAGACCGCTTTATTCCTTCAACAGATTTAGGCCGTATTCGTGGCTATGTCGTCCCTATTAGCCCACAGGTTTCGGGTGAGATTATAGAAATTTTGGCTACACCTAATACCTTTATTAAGGCGGGTGATGTACTGGCAAAGATTGACACTACTGATTATGAAATTGCACTAGAACAAGCTGAGCAGTCTTTGAAGAAGGCGGGCCAGAATGTTGGGGCACAAACGGCAAACGTTGCAGCAGCGCAAGCGAAAGTGACCAATGCTCAGGCGAATTATACAAATGCAAAAGTGCAGTCAAAGCGAATTTTTACCATGGTCGAAAAGCAAGTCATGTCACAAGCGGATGCTGACAATGCTCGAGCGGAATTAACCAAAGCGGAGGCGGGCGTGGCCAGTGCAAAGGCAGACTTAGCAAAGGCTAAGGAACGCTTAGGCGCCGAAGGCGAAAATAATACCAATGTTAAATCTGCGCTGCTTAGCTTAGAAAAAGCCCAACTCAATTTACAACGCACTTCCATTACCGCGCCTACCGATGGTGTTGCCTCTAACTTCAGATTGAAAGAGGGGATATATGCTAACGCTGGCCAGCCAATAATGACTTTTATCTCTTCAGAAGATGTTTGGATTGAAGCTTATTTTAGAGAAAATAGTTTGGGTAATATTTCCGCTGGTGATGAAGTTGAGTTCGCTTTGGATTATGCGCCAGGGGAAGTTTTTAAAGCCACGGTGGGTAGCATTGATTACGGTATTGATTGGGGACAAAGTGAAGAGACAGGCAAGCTCGCACAGATCTCTGGTCAAACGGGCTGGCTCAGACAATCGCAACGATTTCCAGTCACTATCGTATTATCAAAAGAGGAAGCTGTTGGGTTACGCCGAGTGGGTGGCCAAGCTGATGTGATTGTTTACACAAAAGATAACTCATTGATTAACCTATTTGGCCGCGCTTGGATCCGAGTGTCAAGTTGGTTCTCTTATGTCAGATAG
- a CDS encoding S41 family peptidase, which translates to MKLRHSLACCMLALGTINIAPTFASDASDKAGYFRSPALNQQTLVFTAEGDLWTKGLGESKARRLTSLPAEELGATISRDGKFVAYVANYEGSSEVYVIAIEGGQAKRVSFENSRVRVQGWTSDGKVLYATDNAFGPANYWVLRTVDPLSLVTTDLPLADAIEGVIDEQNEYVYFTRFGLQTTGDNAKVYRGGAKGELWRFKLGEKQEAQQLAATHDGSVRQPMLWQSRLYFISDSDGNDNIWSMSIDGKDLQQHTHYKEWQVRSAKLNEGRIVFQQGADIKLFDIAANKEIAVDIELTSDFAYKREHWVTEPMKYATSTRFTPQGDKVVITARSHVVVASTDGQRLVEIALPGDSRIRNALMSKDGKWVYGISDISGEQEIWQFAANGSDKRKQLTKNGKALRMDLHLSPNGRYLAHDDYDGNVWLLDLKKSRNQKIITQGEGLGPYADIVWSADSQFMALTKAELGKARPQIVLYSLKKDKAQSITTDKYESFSPSFSKDGDWLYFLSNRKFVSTPSSPWGDRNLGPMFNKRTQIFAIALNSKARFAFQKPNELLSEPKKDSDDKVETQVDWDGLSSRLWQVPVPAGNYSSLQLSEDKLYLLDKDVSSRKSSLKVVKFAALGPKVETFSKDVGSYTLSVDSKKLFIRKQSKQGKEMLIVDAGDKLPKELDHTKVQTQNWQLAIQPAAEWQQIFEDAWLMHRDSFYDKKMRGVDWQQTKLKYQPLVDRLTDRHELNDIFKMMMGELNSLHSQVRGGDFAKDPKKARSASLGARLEQTKAGVVIEHIYQGDPEIPSQAAPLNKMGVDAKVGDVILAINGKTLNNIADVTRLIRNQSAKQVLLLLKRGNKTHQTIVKPISAPANAKFRYLDWVTHNSSAVNDASDGKIGYLHLYAMGSGDIASFAREFYANYDKDGLIIDVRRNRGGNIDSWIIEKLLRRTWAFWAPTHGTPSGNMQQTFNGQLVVLTDQLTYSDGETFSAGVKALGIAPLIGKQTAGAGVWLSGRNSLTDKGMARVAEYPQYAMDGSWIIEGRGVSPDIEVDNLPYATFTGKDAQLEKAMDYLLQALKKQPKVNFVPNVLPVKGMAEDVKQAH; encoded by the coding sequence ATGAAACTTCGTCACTCACTTGCCTGTTGCATGTTAGCCCTTGGCACTATCAATATAGCTCCTACATTTGCTTCTGATGCTAGCGATAAAGCCGGTTATTTTCGTTCGCCAGCGTTAAATCAGCAAACCTTAGTCTTTACAGCAGAAGGCGACCTTTGGACTAAAGGTCTTGGAGAGTCAAAAGCGAGGCGCTTAACCAGTTTACCGGCTGAAGAATTAGGTGCGACAATATCTCGCGATGGCAAGTTTGTTGCGTACGTTGCTAACTATGAAGGTTCGTCTGAAGTCTATGTTATTGCCATTGAAGGGGGGCAAGCCAAGCGCGTTAGTTTCGAAAACTCTCGTGTGAGAGTGCAAGGCTGGACGAGTGATGGCAAAGTGCTTTATGCCACTGATAATGCCTTTGGTCCCGCCAATTACTGGGTATTACGCACGGTTGATCCCTTGAGCTTAGTGACCACTGACTTACCGCTAGCAGATGCGATAGAAGGTGTTATTGACGAGCAAAACGAGTATGTGTATTTCACTCGTTTTGGCCTACAAACCACAGGCGACAACGCTAAGGTTTATCGAGGCGGCGCTAAAGGAGAGCTTTGGCGTTTTAAATTAGGCGAGAAGCAAGAAGCGCAGCAGCTCGCAGCGACACATGATGGCTCAGTTAGACAACCTATGTTGTGGCAATCTCGCTTGTATTTTATCAGCGATAGCGACGGTAATGACAATATCTGGTCTATGTCAATCGATGGCAAAGATCTGCAGCAACACACGCATTATAAAGAGTGGCAGGTAAGAAGTGCCAAACTCAACGAAGGCCGCATTGTATTCCAACAAGGCGCCGATATTAAGTTATTTGATATCGCGGCAAATAAAGAGATCGCGGTTGATATAGAGCTTACCTCTGACTTTGCCTATAAGCGTGAGCATTGGGTCACTGAGCCGATGAAGTACGCAACTTCGACAAGGTTTACACCGCAAGGTGATAAAGTGGTTATCACTGCTCGCAGCCATGTGGTTGTCGCGTCAACGGACGGTCAAAGGCTCGTTGAAATTGCCCTGCCAGGAGATAGCCGGATCCGCAATGCGCTCATGAGCAAAGATGGTAAGTGGGTTTATGGTATTAGTGATATTAGCGGCGAGCAGGAGATCTGGCAGTTTGCCGCAAATGGCAGCGATAAGCGTAAACAGTTAACCAAAAATGGCAAAGCACTGCGCATGGATCTGCATCTGTCGCCAAATGGACGTTATTTGGCACACGATGATTATGATGGCAATGTTTGGCTGTTAGATTTAAAAAAGTCTCGAAACCAAAAGATCATTACTCAAGGTGAAGGCTTAGGCCCATATGCAGATATTGTTTGGTCCGCTGACAGTCAGTTTATGGCTTTAACCAAAGCTGAATTAGGTAAAGCGCGTCCACAGATCGTACTTTATTCGCTTAAAAAGGATAAAGCTCAATCGATCACTACCGATAAATATGAGTCGTTTTCACCTAGCTTTAGTAAAGACGGAGATTGGCTATACTTCCTTTCAAACCGTAAGTTTGTATCCACTCCTAGTTCGCCTTGGGGCGATAGAAATTTGGGACCAATGTTTAACAAACGTACGCAGATTTTTGCTATTGCACTCAACAGCAAGGCTCGTTTTGCATTTCAAAAGCCTAATGAGCTATTGAGTGAGCCTAAAAAAGATAGCGACGACAAGGTTGAAACGCAGGTTGATTGGGATGGTTTGTCTTCAAGGTTATGGCAAGTACCAGTGCCTGCGGGAAATTATTCCTCACTGCAATTGAGCGAAGATAAACTGTATTTACTGGACAAAGACGTGAGTAGCCGTAAATCATCGTTGAAAGTGGTTAAGTTTGCCGCTTTAGGCCCTAAGGTAGAAACATTTTCTAAAGATGTAGGCTCATATACATTATCTGTCGACAGTAAAAAACTGTTTATCCGCAAGCAATCAAAGCAAGGGAAGGAGATGTTGATTGTTGATGCGGGTGACAAACTGCCAAAAGAGCTCGACCACACCAAAGTGCAGACGCAAAACTGGCAGTTAGCAATACAACCTGCAGCAGAATGGCAGCAAATTTTTGAGGATGCGTGGTTAATGCATCGAGATTCGTTCTACGACAAAAAGATGCGCGGTGTTGATTGGCAGCAAACCAAGCTTAAATACCAACCCTTAGTTGACCGCTTAACTGATCGTCATGAACTCAATGATATCTTTAAAATGATGATGGGAGAGTTGAACTCTCTGCACTCACAAGTGCGCGGCGGTGATTTTGCAAAAGATCCTAAAAAGGCCAGATCGGCTAGCTTAGGTGCCCGTCTAGAGCAGACTAAAGCCGGTGTGGTTATTGAGCATATTTACCAAGGCGATCCAGAGATACCATCACAAGCTGCGCCGTTAAATAAGATGGGTGTAGACGCAAAAGTGGGTGATGTGATTTTAGCTATTAATGGTAAGACCTTAAATAATATTGCTGATGTGACTCGCCTTATTCGCAATCAAAGCGCAAAGCAGGTGCTGTTGTTACTTAAACGGGGCAATAAAACACACCAAACTATCGTTAAACCTATCAGTGCACCTGCCAACGCCAAATTCAGATATCTAGATTGGGTGACTCATAACAGTAGCGCTGTAAATGATGCGAGCGATGGCAAAATTGGTTACCTGCATCTTTACGCTATGGGCAGTGGTGATATCGCCAGCTTCGCGCGTGAATTCTACGCCAATTATGATAAAGATGGATTGATTATCGATGTTCGCCGTAATCGAGGTGGCAATATTGATAGTTGGATAATTGAAAAACTACTTAGACGGACATGGGCATTTTGGGCGCCGACCCACGGCACACCATCAGGTAACATGCAGCAAACCTTTAATGGCCAATTAGTGGTGTTAACCGATCAACTGACCTATTCAGATGGTGAAACCTTCTCAGCAGGTGTTAAAGCGTTGGGTATTGCACCACTTATCGGGAAGCAAACCGCAGGTGCTGGAGTATGGTTGTCTGGGAGAAATTCATTAACAGATAAAGGCATGGCACGTGTTGCCGAGTATCCGCAATATGCAATGGACGGTAGTTGGATTATTGAAGGTCGTGGCGTGAGTCCAGACATCGAAGTCGATAACCTGCCATACGCCACGTTTACTGGCAAAGATGCCCAGCTTGAAAAGGCGATGGATTACTTACTGCAAGCGTTAAAGAAACAACCCAAAGTCAATTTTGTGCCGAACGTCTTACCGGTTAAAGGTATGGCTGAGGACGTAAAACAAGCTCACTAA
- a CDS encoding sigma-70 family RNA polymerase sigma factor, with translation MLQYADGNTRAFELLYNKHKAPLYRYFVRQIYDNQLAEDLYQETWSRVIKAASAYEAKAKFTTWLYRIAHNLIIDHVRAKKPESSFSDVYDTEQDPDAMLASAIDTPEQQLQQQKKAQLLKNCVKDLPHVQKEAFLLNIEMGFTAATIADIAGATLEATKSRLRYAQKGLKACVDLKWQEVEYD, from the coding sequence ATGTTGCAATATGCAGACGGTAATACTCGCGCTTTCGAATTGCTATATAACAAACATAAAGCGCCGTTATATCGCTATTTTGTACGACAGATTTACGACAACCAACTTGCGGAAGACCTGTACCAAGAAACGTGGAGTCGGGTAATTAAAGCCGCCTCTGCCTATGAGGCTAAAGCAAAGTTTACGACCTGGTTATACCGTATTGCCCATAACCTAATTATTGATCATGTCAGAGCTAAAAAGCCTGAGAGTAGTTTCAGTGATGTTTATGATACTGAACAAGATCCTGATGCAATGCTAGCCAGTGCCATTGACACGCCAGAGCAACAATTACAGCAGCAGAAGAAGGCTCAGCTGCTCAAAAATTGTGTTAAAGATCTTCCCCATGTTCAAAAAGAAGCGTTTCTACTCAATATTGAAATGGGCTTTACCGCAGCCACGATTGCCGATATTGCCGGCGCGACACTTGAAGCAACTAAGAGTCGTCTCCGTTATGCCCAAAAAGGCCTTAAGGCCTGTGTCGACTTAAAGTGGCAAGAGGTGGAATATGATTAA
- the purE gene encoding 5-(carboxyamino)imidazole ribonucleotide mutase translates to MSKPFVAVLMGSDSDLPTMQSTLDVLKTFNITFEAKVTSAHRTPAATHAYVTDAEARGCKVFICAAGLAAHLAGAVAGITTRPVIGVPIDCGPLQGHDALLSTVMMPGGVPVATVAIGSAGAKNAGYLAAQMLAVADDALAVAVKEERAKSAEAVQAKDAALQAKLA, encoded by the coding sequence ATGAGCAAACCATTTGTTGCAGTATTAATGGGGTCTGATTCTGACCTGCCTACAATGCAATCGACTTTAGATGTACTAAAGACTTTTAACATTACGTTTGAAGCTAAAGTGACCTCGGCGCATCGTACACCTGCGGCGACTCATGCTTACGTGACTGACGCTGAAGCGCGTGGATGTAAAGTATTTATTTGTGCAGCAGGCCTTGCAGCACATCTAGCGGGTGCCGTTGCTGGTATCACTACTCGCCCTGTGATTGGTGTTCCAATTGATTGTGGTCCACTACAAGGCCATGATGCACTTTTATCAACAGTGATGATGCCTGGTGGCGTGCCAGTGGCAACAGTTGCTATTGGTAGCGCTGGCGCTAAAAATGCGGGTTATCTTGCAGCGCAAATGTTAGCCGTCGCCGATGATGCACTTGCTGTCGCAGTGAAAGAAGAGCGTGCTAAGTCAGCTGAAGCGGTTCAAGCTAAAGATGCAGCGCTACAAGCAAAGCTTGCTTAA
- a CDS encoding sensor domain-containing diguanylate cyclase: MPIKDSLKKKKIDALDFKTHLALLGVPLLLLFICWIIFFSISANQSSVANLLLISIIYLFGYSLNYYFHQGRLSRLWEHLQQVVHVNETTFELVNIANQYQDETAFLNALLNKAVSCIDGAEMGTIIRVEPDSGSLSFESAVGIDINKLRKLNIHLEQSFEYRITKGKCDRVVVIDDMEAINAHSSLSSSDQDVLLEAPSIPIRSTLSSPIHIDGKLYAMLNLDSGKVKAFSHYDRNLVAILTHEAANAISLYQKTHKINTLANFDSLTGLYNRQRFEALAKEWTLKPHFGSYLVLIDIDNLKTINDHHGHQAGDAALQKVSRVLKAQWHQKQLVARYGGDEFIALCHGPLERIESEIIAIEDDLSEQGAVSFSYGVEQYNGQWNKTLKAADEAMYRNKRGKK; this comes from the coding sequence TTGCCCATCAAGGATAGTTTAAAAAAGAAGAAAATTGATGCGCTGGATTTTAAGACACATCTAGCTTTACTCGGCGTGCCTTTACTCTTGCTTTTTATCTGTTGGATTATTTTCTTTAGTATTAGCGCAAATCAAAGTTCTGTCGCAAATTTACTCCTGATAAGTATTATCTATTTATTCGGTTACAGCCTGAATTACTATTTCCATCAAGGACGACTCAGTCGACTATGGGAGCACCTACAGCAGGTAGTTCATGTCAATGAGACCACCTTTGAGTTAGTTAATATTGCTAACCAATATCAAGATGAAACCGCCTTTCTGAACGCGTTACTCAATAAGGCCGTTAGCTGTATTGACGGTGCCGAAATGGGAACAATCATTCGGGTTGAACCTGATTCTGGTTCCTTATCATTTGAGTCTGCTGTGGGCATTGATATTAACAAGCTGAGAAAGCTCAATATCCATTTGGAACAATCTTTCGAATATCGGATAACAAAAGGTAAATGTGACCGAGTGGTGGTCATTGACGACATGGAAGCCATTAATGCTCACAGTTCGCTAAGCTCTTCAGATCAAGATGTCTTGCTTGAGGCCCCCTCAATACCAATACGCTCAACACTATCAAGCCCAATTCATATCGATGGTAAGCTTTACGCAATGCTAAATTTAGACAGCGGTAAAGTAAAAGCCTTTAGTCATTATGACCGAAATCTGGTCGCTATATTGACTCATGAGGCGGCGAACGCGATATCTCTTTACCAAAAAACACACAAAATCAATACGCTAGCTAACTTTGATAGTTTAACCGGTTTATATAATCGTCAGCGCTTTGAAGCCCTCGCTAAAGAATGGACCTTAAAGCCCCATTTTGGCAGTTATTTAGTATTAATCGATATCGATAATCTAAAGACAATTAATGATCACCACGGACATCAAGCCGGCGATGCCGCACTGCAGAAAGTAAGCCGTGTACTGAAAGCTCAGTGGCACCAAAAGCAGTTAGTCGCCCGTTACGGTGGAGATGAGTTTATCGCCCTTTGCCATGGTCCATTAGAACGTATAGAAAGCGAGATCATTGCAATAGAGGATGACCTCAGTGAACAAGGCGCTGTCTCGTTTAGTTATGGGGTTGAGCAATATAACGGCCAGTGGAATAAAACCTTAAAGGCCGCAGATGAGGCGATGTACCGTAATAAACGGGGCAAAAAATAG
- a CDS encoding transglycosylase SLT domain-containing protein, whose translation MKWPALLATVILATFLTGCATPPPKDPENLCSIFQENRSWYSAAKNTREKWGVPVHVPLAMMYQESSFKHNAAPPMEYFLGFIPTGRASDAYGYAQAKTMTWDDYVRETGNSWSSRSDFDDAMDFMGWFIYKTNKINGVSKWDARNQYLNYHEGWGGYKRKTYNQKAWLIKVAKKVDDRSKRYAGQYRQCEEDLDSSWLWRLFFG comes from the coding sequence ATGAAATGGCCTGCATTACTTGCGACTGTTATCTTGGCAACATTTTTAACTGGTTGCGCAACTCCTCCTCCCAAAGATCCCGAAAATCTATGTTCGATATTTCAAGAGAATCGTTCATGGTATAGCGCCGCCAAAAATACCAGAGAAAAGTGGGGCGTACCTGTGCACGTTCCACTGGCAATGATGTATCAAGAAAGCTCATTTAAACATAATGCCGCGCCGCCAATGGAGTATTTTTTAGGTTTCATACCGACAGGTAGAGCGAGTGACGCCTATGGTTATGCTCAGGCTAAAACCATGACTTGGGATGACTATGTGAGAGAGACGGGTAACTCTTGGTCAAGCCGCAGTGATTTTGATGATGCCATGGATTTCATGGGTTGGTTTATTTATAAGACCAATAAAATTAACGGGGTGTCTAAGTGGGACGCGCGTAATCAATATCTAAATTATCATGAAGGCTGGGGCGGCTATAAGCGTAAAACTTATAACCAAAAAGCCTGGTTAATTAAAGTCGCTAAAAAAGTCGACGATCGCTCTAAGCGTTATGCGGGTCAGTATAGACAATGCGAAGAGGATCTTGACTCATCTTGGTTGTGGCGATTGTTTTTTGGGTAG
- the gshA gene encoding glutamate--cysteine ligase → MKSFNELVGDLSDPTSRQALKSMQRGIEREALRIEKTGHLATDSHPEVLGSALMHSRITTDYSESLLEFITPVFENIDELVEDLTYTHAYSVRNLNGQQLWPVSMPCYVGDVADIPIADYGCSNNGKMKRLYRKGLTYRYGALMQIISGVHFNFSVSDDLWTRLYELSNKALSKEEFISDSYFGLIRNYRRLVWVLPYLFGASPALCGSFIKDQKTTLPFEKIGKGTLYLPYATSLRMSDLGYTNQEQDSLDISYNNLSSYLDGMNAAINMPSANFAQIGVKVAGEYRQLNANVLQIENEFYSPIRAKRVAKGNEKPSESLARAGVEYIEVRALDVNPYSAVGIEKSQIRFLDMFLLNCLLQPSSNSDETEEAEISANLQAVVLEGRKPGLVLSQNGADISLTQWLETLFDNLGSIAELLDDGAEGEYQKALAHWHKAVVNPDETLSGRIMTKLQKEQVDHGHWVKELAQQYHQQLIDLPISDSVLARYEQDARSSLDKQAASEALDEVSFDQFLADYFEQ, encoded by the coding sequence TTGAAATCATTCAATGAATTAGTAGGGGATCTGTCGGATCCGACAAGTCGTCAAGCACTAAAATCAATGCAGCGAGGCATTGAACGTGAAGCGCTTAGAATTGAAAAGACAGGTCACTTAGCAACGGATAGTCACCCTGAAGTATTAGGCTCTGCCTTAATGCATTCGCGGATCACTACCGATTATAGTGAGTCCTTGCTTGAGTTTATTACTCCCGTGTTTGAAAACATTGATGAACTCGTTGAAGATTTAACATACACGCATGCGTATAGCGTGCGTAACTTAAATGGCCAGCAACTGTGGCCGGTTAGTATGCCTTGCTATGTGGGTGATGTTGCTGACATTCCTATTGCTGATTATGGCTGTTCAAATAATGGCAAAATGAAACGTTTGTATCGTAAAGGATTAACTTATCGATATGGCGCACTCATGCAGATTATCTCTGGAGTGCATTTTAACTTTTCGGTGTCTGACGATCTTTGGACACGGCTTTATGAACTATCCAATAAAGCGTTGAGTAAAGAAGAGTTTATCTCTGATTCTTACTTTGGCCTTATTCGTAATTATCGCCGTTTGGTATGGGTGTTACCTTATTTATTTGGTGCATCACCCGCGCTATGCGGATCGTTTATTAAAGACCAAAAAACGACGCTACCGTTCGAAAAAATTGGCAAGGGCACGCTTTATTTACCTTACGCCACATCGCTGCGCATGAGTGATTTAGGCTATACCAATCAAGAACAAGATAGCCTCGACATTAGTTACAACAATCTATCTTCTTACCTTGATGGTATGAACGCCGCTATCAATATGCCATCGGCAAACTTTGCCCAAATTGGTGTCAAAGTCGCAGGCGAATATCGTCAACTTAATGCTAACGTTTTACAAATTGAAAATGAATTTTATTCTCCTATACGAGCCAAAAGAGTCGCTAAAGGAAATGAGAAACCTTCTGAGTCTTTAGCGCGTGCAGGCGTTGAGTATATTGAAGTCAGGGCGCTTGATGTTAACCCCTATAGCGCGGTTGGTATTGAAAAGTCACAAATTCGTTTTTTGGATATGTTTCTGCTTAATTGTTTATTACAGCCTTCGAGCAACAGCGACGAAACGGAAGAAGCTGAAATTTCAGCTAACTTACAAGCCGTTGTGTTAGAAGGGCGTAAACCAGGCTTAGTCTTGAGTCAGAATGGTGCAGACATTTCGTTGACACAGTGGCTCGAAACGTTATTTGATAACTTAGGCTCGATTGCAGAACTGCTTGATGACGGTGCTGAGGGTGAGTATCAAAAGGCTCTGGCGCACTGGCATAAAGCGGTCGTGAATCCTGATGAGACTTTATCGGGTCGGATCATGACTAAGCTTCAAAAGGAGCAAGTTGATCACGGTCATTGGGTGAAAGAGCTTGCACAGCAATACCATCAGCAACTTATAGACTTGCCTATTAGCGACTCTGTGTTGGCTCGGTATGAGCAAGATGCAAGATCGTCACTCGACAAGCAAGCGGCGAGTGAAGCGCTTGATGAAGTGAGTTTTGATCAATTTCTCGCTGATTACTTCGAGCAATAA